One segment of Hirundo rustica isolate bHirRus1 chromosome 21, bHirRus1.pri.v3, whole genome shotgun sequence DNA contains the following:
- the TMLHE gene encoding trimethyllysine dioxygenase, mitochondrial, translating to MWCQRLAWLLRGRRGSPAHGWPRLPRDRGPVLAAPARCRPTAPASPCAAWQLHQDHLELRYGSTVMRLDFVWLRDHCRSASCYNTKTKQRSLDTASVDLAIRPQAVRVDETTLFLTWPDGHVTRYGLEWLVRNSYEGQKQQVMHPRILWNAEIYRQAQVPSIDCRSFLETDEGLKEFMQNFLLYGIAFVENVSPTKEDTKILAERISIIRETIYGRMWYFTSDFSRGDTAYTKLALDRHTDTTYFQEPCGIQVFHCLKHEGTGGRTLLVDGFHAAEQVLRQAPEHFELLARVPLKHEYVENVGGCHNHMVGVGPVLNVYPWNNELYLIRYNNYDRAVFNTVPHDVVRRWYHAHRALTAELRRPDNELWVKLKPGKVLFVDNWRVLHGREAFTGYRQLCGCYLTRDDVLNTARLLGLQA from the exons ATGTGGTGCCAGCGGCTGGCGTGGCTGCTCCGGGGGCGGCGTGGGAGCCCCGCACATGGCTGGCCGCGGCTGCCCCGGGACCGCGGGCCCGTCCTGGCTGCCCCGGCGCGCTGCCGCCCCACGGCCCCGGCGTCGCCCTGCGCTGCCTGGCAGCTGCACCAGGACCATCTCG agctgaggtACGGGAGCACCGTGATGCGCCTGGATTTCGTGTGGCTGCGGGACCACTGCCGCTCTGCCTCCTGCTACAACACCAAGACCAAGCAGCGCAGCCTGGACACGGCCAGCGTGGACCTGGCCATCCGGCCCCAGGCTGTGCGGGTGGATGAGACCACGCTCTTCCTCACCT ggccggATGGACACGTGACACGGTACGGGCTGGAGTGGCTGGTGAGGAACAGCTACGaggggcagaagcagcaggtcATGCACCCCCGCATCCTCTGGAATGCTGAGATCTACCGGCAAGCCCAGGTCCCCTCCATCGACTGCCGGAGCTTCCTGGAGACAGACGAAGGTCTGAAGGAATTCATGCAGAACTTCTTGTTGTACGGGATTGCTTTTGTGGAGAATGTCTCTCCCACCAAAGAGGACACAAAAATCTTGGCAGAGCGGATCAGCATAATCAG GGAGACCATTTATGGCAGGATGTGGTACTTCACCTCTGACTTCTCCCGGGGCGACACAGCCTACACCAAGCTGGCCCTGGACCGGCACACGGACACCACCTACTTCCAAGAGCCCTGCGG CATCCAGGTGTTCCACTGCCTGAAGCACGAGGGCACGGGCGGGCGGACGCTGCTGGTGGACGGGTTCCACGCGGCCGAGCAGGTGCTGCGCCAGGCCCCGGAGCACTTTGAGCTGCTGGCCAGGGTGCCCCTCAAACACGAGTACGTGGAGAACGTGGGCGGCTGCCACAACCACATGGTCGGAGTGGGGCCAGTGCTCAACGTCTACCCCTGGAACAACGAGCTTTACCTCATCAG gTACAACAACTACGACCGTGCCGTGTTCAACACGGTTCCCCATGACGTGGTGCGCCGCTGGTACCACGCGCACCGCGCCCTCACCGCCGAGCTGCGCCGGCCCGACAACGAGCTCTGGGTCAAGCTGAAGCCGGGCAAG gTCCTGTTTGTGGATAACTGGCGTGTCCTGCACGGCCGGGAGGCGTTCACGGGCTACCGGCAGCTCTGCGGCTGTTACCTGACGAGGGACGATGTGCTGAACACTGCCcgcctgctggggctgcaggccTAG
- the SPRY3 gene encoding protein sprouty homolog 3 has translation MQLSSSVAELSCDETMDPPAEDFQQVLSIDQIRSIRASNNYVERPAACFQQARSNPSLSQPPHKQEWSRDRLASSTFHDLHRSHSQQHQMPPLQPPLSHSSTASSVSQSTAASEQRLLSGLTPSHSGHSLVRTQPRGGEPKAEESPRKGAEQPAAHGHLLLCEACGRCRCPRCTAARSLPSCWLCNQRCLCSAESLLDYGTCLCCVKGLFYHCSTDDEDTCADDPCSCGPGSCCARWAAMSVLSLLLPCLCCYFPTLGCLKLCQRGYDGLKRPGCRCQSHTNTVCRKISSASGTPFPKTLDKPV, from the coding sequence ATGCAGCTCTCTTCCAGCGTGGCTGAACTCAGCTGTGACGAGACCATGGACCCACCCGCCGAGGACTTCCAGCAGGTCCTGTCCATCGACCAAATCCGCTCCATCCGCGCCAGCAACAACTACGTGGAGAGACCGGCGGCGTGCTTCCAGCAAGCCCGCTCCAACCCCTCGCTCTCGCAGCCCCCGCACAAGCAGGAGTGGTCCCGGGACCGCCTGGCTTCTTCCACCTTCCACGACCTGCAccgcagccacagccagcagcaccagatGCCGCCTCTGCAGCCGCCCCTCAGCCACTCCAGCACGGCCAGCTCGGTGTCGCAGAGCACCGCGGCCTCCGAGCAGCGCCTGCTGAGCGGCCTGACGCCGTCGCACTCCGGGCACTCGCTGGTGCGGACGCAGCCCCGCGGCGGCGAGCCCAAGGCCGAGGAGTCCCCGCGGAAGGGCGCGGAGCAGCCGGCGGCGCACGGGCACCTGCTGCTGTGCGAGGCGTGCgggcgctgccgctgcccgcGCTGCACGGCCGCCCGCAGCCTGCcctcctgctggctctgcaACCAGCGCTGCCTCTGCTCCGCCGAGAGCCTCCTCGACTACGGGACGTGCCTCTGCTGCGTCAAGGGGCTCTTCTACCACTGCTCCACCGACGACGAGGACACCTGCGCCGACGACCCCTGCTCCTGCGGGCCGGGCTCCTGCTGCGCCCGCTGGGCCGCCATGAGcgtcctgtccctgctcttgccctgcctctgctgctaCTTTCCCACCCTGGGGTGCCTCAAACTTTGCCAGCGGGGTTACGACGGCCTGAAACGCCCCGGCTGCCGCTGCCAGAGCCACACCAACACGGTCTGCAGAAAGATCTCCTCCGCCAGCGGCACGCCCTTCCCCAAAACCCTGGACAAGCCGGTATGA